In Erigeron canadensis isolate Cc75 chromosome 8, C_canadensis_v1, whole genome shotgun sequence, the DNA window atatatggactttGGGGCTGTAAAAAACATATTTAGCAAACATGAAAACCTACAGCTTATTTGTAGCAAACAAATACAAAGTTATAAACatatcaaatacatattttGGGATTGAAATTTAGGGATAAAAGATGCTCTTTTGGACCGTGAATGACTAAAGACTAATCTTattcctttttaaaaaataatttttataaaaaagatgcTGGTATTATGTTACCGGTGATACGATATTTTCGTAAGACGGTATAATCAAAATATGGTGTTTAAAGTACTGGGATACCACCTGGTATTTCAAGTAATACCGGCCAATATGTAtcgatatttaaaacattgaatgaaagtatgtataatttattatttatttgtgagCGTACACCATACGTCCATACTAGCATGTGCCGATGTCCGAATATATAGGCATATAGTTAGTACTCAAGGGTATGTTTTGAAACTTTATAAAAGACAAAGTTGGGTTTTGAACAATTccgtaatgtttttttattttctagctCCAGGAAAACGTGCTTAAATTTTCTAGAAAGTTATTTAAAAGGCCACACTTGGCCTTGGTACATTACATACAATTGagtgtgaaaattaaaaaaaaataaaaaaaaatgggaagAGCACCCTGTTGCTCAAAGGTGGGCTTACACAGAGGAGCATGGTCTGATGAAGAAGATAAACTCCTTACTCAATATATTCAAACCAATGGTGAAGGTCAATGGCGCTCCATGCCTTCCAAagctggtatatatatatgtccgtCATAACATGCATATGCTTTATCAAAATGATCTTAATTACTCGTAGTAGctatatattaattgttttctctctaattatatatatatggtagcaTTTAAGTAAAAATGGTGTAGTATTCGATTTGttttaatattgaattattatcgtatggaaaatgctaaatgtaaccaactactagCTATTTAATGTACCTTAATTACAGGTCTGagtgtttagcaaaacccatgaCATATTAATGAAATGTAGTTTTGAAATGGGTCTGATTTAATATTGATGATGTTTGTTACTCTTTTACTGTAATTATTTGGTCCAGGATTGCTTAGATGTGGAAAGAGTTGTAGGTTGCGATGGATGAATTACCTAAGGCCAGGTATCAAAAGAGGACCCTTCACCGATGATGAAAACGACACCATTGTTCGCCTTCATTCTATCCATGGCAACCGATGGTCATACATAGCCACCGAACTCCCAGGCCGAACTGACAATGAGATTAAGAACCACTGGAACTCGCATCTTAAGCGCAAAGATGAGAACGACGCctcaaaaaacaataaaaaggtgaaaaagaagagaaaaagggCAGATCACAAGTCAAAAAAGGCCAGCATTGTGGAcaaacaagaagaagaaatcGTTCCTGATGATCATCAACCCGCTTCATCAACTGTTTCATTGCCTTCACCACAATCCGAATCATTAAGCTTGAAAAAGAACGATAGTTTTGATAATATAA includes these proteins:
- the LOC122610034 gene encoding transcription factor MYB8-like isoform X3, giving the protein MGRAPCCSKVGLHRGAWSDEEDKLLTQYIQTNGEGQWRSMPSKAGLLRCGKSCRLRWMNYLRPGIKRGPFTDDENDTIVRLHSIHGNRWSYIATELPGRTDNEIKNHWNSHLKRKDENDASKNNKKVKKKRKRADHKSKKASIVDKQEEEIVPDDHQPASSTVSLPSPQSESLSLKKNDSFDNIMMTSSGTSSSSTTFDDHQGDHADLLGTDFCWPNWSTLFEMDDGSSSVMDCDFDKLDLLLMKHDESEMLEKLYDECLQLLEDV
- the LOC122610034 gene encoding transcription factor MYB8-like isoform X2 → MGRAPCCSKVGLHRGAWSDEEDKLLTQYIQTNGEGQWRSMPSKAGLLRCGKSCRLRWMNYLRPGIKRGPFTDDENDTIVRLHSIHGNRWSYIATELPGRTDNEIKNHWNSHLKRKDENDASKNNKKVKKKRKRADHKSKKASIVDKQEEEIVPDDHQPASSTVSLPSPQSESLSLKKNDSFDNIMMTSSGTSSSSTTFDDHQGDHADLLGTDFCWPNWSTLFEMDDGSSSVMDCDFDKLDLLLMKHDESEMLEKLYDECLQLLEDV